A window of Candidatus Tectomicrobia bacterium genomic DNA:
TATCCAGACGGGCGAGGGCGGCATCGCCCTCACGGACGACCCCGAGATGGCCCTCCACATGCAGCTCAAGCGCAACCACGGCGAGGTGGTGGCGGGCCCCATGGGGCGCGAGGACCTTCCGAACATGGTGGGGTTCAACTACCGGCTGACGGAGGTGTGCGCGGCGATCGGCCTGGGGCAGATGAAGAAGCTCCGGCGCCTGACGGACATCCGCGCGCGGCTGGCGGCCCGCCTGACCCAGCAGCTCCGGGAGTTCGACTTCCTCACCCCGCCCGCCGTGGCCGAGGGCTGCACCCACGTGTACTACCTCTACACGATGAAGTTCGACGAGGCGAAGGCGGGCATCCCCCGCGGCCTCTTCGCCAGGGCCCTCCGGGCGGAGGGGGTGAACGTCCTGGAGGGCTACCTGCGCCCCATCTACATGGAACCCATCTACCAGAAGCGCTCGGCCTACGGGACCCGGGGGTTCCCTTTCCGCCAGGGTTCCTGGGAGAGCCCCGTCTCCTACCGGGAGGGCGCCTGCCCGACGGTGGAGCGGCTCTGGAAGCGCGAGGCGCTCGTCACGAACATCTGCCGGCATCCCAACACGGAGCGGGAGGTGGAGGAGTTCGTCCAGGCGGTGGACAAGGTACGCCGGAACCTCGACGAGCTGCGAGGGATGGCGTGAGCCGCCGGGAGCCCCTTCTTCTCGTCTACGCCCAGGACGCGGGCG
This region includes:
- a CDS encoding DegT/DnrJ/EryC1/StrS family aminotransferase: MSQKLALLGGEPVRREPYPVHSTMIGEEEEREVLEVLRSQHLSGFSGTFTDRFLGGEKVQAIERAFADLFGVRHAVSVNSATSALHCAVAATGVEPGEEIITSPYTMSATASSILMENAIPVFADVEDETFCIDPASVEACITPRTRAILTVNIFGHPSALHELRAIADKHGLMLLEDNAQAPLAACRGRMAGTVGEIGIQSLNYHKVIQTGEGGIALTDDPEMALHMQLKRNHGEVVAGPMGREDLPNMVGFNYRLTEVCAAIGLGQMKKLRRLTDIRARLAARLTQQLREFDFLTPPAVAEGCTHVYYLYTMKFDEAKAGIPRGLFARALRAEGVNVLEGYLRPIYMEPIYQKRSAYGTRGFPFRQGSWESPVSYREGACPTVERLWKREALVTNICRHPNTEREVEEFVQAVDKVRRNLDELRGMA